The Blastocatellia bacterium genomic interval ATTCATTCCACGCTCGACTCAATCTCTCAGACGTGTTGAGCGGAGATGATGCGGGCTATGCGCGCGCGTTTGAGCCACGCGCATTCTCGTTCCCTGCTGATCATGGTCCGCACCCGACATTCAAAACCGAGTGGTGGTATTACACCGGTAACCTGCACACAGCCGACGGCCGCCGCTTCGGATTTCAATTGACGTTCTTTCGCTCAGCTCTGTCAGCCGAGCCAGTGAAACGAGCATCGGCATGGGCTGCTCATCAGGTCTTCATGGCCCATTTTGCCCTGAGCGATATAGCCAGTCAGCGATTTTACGCCTTCGAGCGATTCACGCGGGCAGCGCAAAATCTGGCCGGCGCACGCGGGCAACCGTTTCGCGTCTGGTTGGAAGACTGGTCAGCCGAAGCAACTGACGACGACGCGCTCCCGATGCGACTCAGCGCAGCACAGGATGGCATCGCCATTGATCTGACATTGCACAGCGCCAAGCCGCCGGTCTTGCAAGGTGACCGAGGGCTTAGTCAAAAGGGGCCTGAACCGGGCAACGCCTCGTACTATTACTCGCTGACCCGTATGCCGACCCAAGGAACTCTTCAGATCGGCGAGCAACGATTCGATGTACAAGGCCTCAGTTGGATGGATCGTGAGTGGAGCACAAGCGCCTTGAGCCGCGATCAAGTCGGCTGGGATTGGTTTGCCCTGCAACTTGACGACGGACGCGAGATCATGTTCTACCAGCTTCGACAACGCGACGGAGACGCCGACCCACTGAGCAAAGGCTCATTGGTGCAAGCCGACGGAACCGCGCGCTTGCTCACACGTGATGAGTGCCTGATCGAGGTTCTCGAGCATTGGCAAAGCCCGCGTAGCCGCGTTCGTTACCCTTCGCGTTGGCGCATACAAATTCCTACCGAACAGATCGAGCTGGAGGTGATTCCTCACATAGCCGATCAGGAGCTGGATGTCTCGATACGCTACTGGGAAGGCGCGGTGCGCATTCAGGGCACAACGCGACGGCAACCGCTGACCGGTCACGGCTACGTCGAGCTGACCGGCTATGGAGAGCAATGAACAGCAGTTGCTCAAGTCGTTGGCAGCAGCATCCCGAAACGATGAAAAACACAGACAGATTCACTGATTGACTGATTGAAAATCTGTTCATCAGCGAATCTGTGCCTGCCTATTGGGAAGAGGAACGAAGTCACGCAGGCATGGCAGTCGCACGACGAGAATAGTTACCAGGAGGCTACACGATGTCTACACTTCGAAACGTCCTCGTCACCGGAGCCACCGGCTATGTAGGAGGGCGGATTGTGCCGCGCCTGCTGGAGGCCGGCTATCAGGTGCGCGTCCTTGTGCGTGATCCGCATCGTTTGCAAGGGCGCGCCTGGGCTGATCAGGTGGAAATGGTTGTCGGCGATGCGTTGAAACCGGAGACGCTTGGCCCGGCCATGGTTGGCATGGATGCGGCCTACTACCTCATTCACAGCATGAATGACAGCGTTGAGTTTCATCAACGGGATTTGATGGCCGCTCGCCACTTCGCTCAAGCAGCCCGCCAGGCTGGTGTCCAGCGGTTGATCTATCTGGGTGGCCTGGGCGATCCTGACACCGACCTGTCGCAACATTTGCGGTCGCGCCATCAAACAGGCGATGCGTTGCGCCAGGCCGGCGTGCCGGTCACCGAGTTTCGCTCGGCCATCATCGTTGGTTCCGGGAGCATCTCGTTTGAGATGATTCGAAACCTGACCGAGCGCGTCCCGATCATGATCTGCCCACGATGGGTTTATACACGCATACAACCCATCTCCATCGGCGATGTGCTTGACTACCTTGTCTCAGCGTTGCAGGTGCCGGAAAGCGCCGATGAAATCATTGAGATTGGCGGCGCCGACGTTCTAACTTATGCCGAGATGATGCTGGGTTACGCCCGCGCGCGTGGGTTGAAGCGATTTCTTATTCCCGTGCCCGTGCTCACGCCGTTCCTTTCCTCCTACTGGGTGCACTGGATGACGCCAGTTCCTGCCAACATCGCCCGGCCATTGATCGAAGGATTGCGCAATGAAGTGATTGTGCGCGACCAGACGGCTCATCGTTTGTTTCCTCACATCAAGCCGGTAGATTACGCCACAGCGGTGCGCATGGCGCTTGACCGGTTAAACAGCGGAGAAATTGAAACGAGCTGGACAGACGCGCTCATCACGAGTCAAGGCGACAGGCCGCCCGTTGTGCTCGCGCAACAAGAGGGGATGATCATCGAGCAACGACAACACGTGGTGGCAGCGCCGGCACAGATCGTTTTTGATCTTTTCACCGGGCTCGGCGGCGAGCGCGGTTGGTTATCGCTCAACTGGGCATGGCGATTGCGTGGCATCCTAGACCGGCTGGTCGGCGGCGTAGGATTTCGCCGAGGTCGCCGCCATCCCGATCACTTGCGCGTCGGCGATGCACTGGACTTTTGGCGAGTCGAAGCGGTTCAAGCGGGTCGGCTGCTGCGCCTGCGCGCGGAAATGAAAGTGCCCGGACGCGCCTGGCTTCAGTTTGAAGCTCGACCTCAACCAGCGGAGCATACGCTCCTGGTGCAAACGGCTTTCTTCGCCCCCAAAGGACTGACCGGCTTGCTCTACTGGTATCTCCTCTACCCCATTCATGCGCTGATTTTTTCCCGCTTGATCCGAGAGATTGCCCGCCGCGCTCAGGCCGCATATCAACGCACTGCTGCTACCTCACCTGTTTGACCGCCGTTATCGCTCGCAATTGAGCGCCCATTTGTAGATGACACACGCTTGCTGGGCAATTTGCGTGTCTGAAAATTGTCAAAGATATGTTTATAAAAAATTTTGACAAATAATCAACAACACCTTGACAACAAAGTTTGCCATGCGTATAATGCCGCCTTCACTGCGATTGAGGATGGCAAGGCTGCATGCAGAAAAAAGTCAGGCAGACTGGCAATCCGGCAGTGGTGAAGAGAGACCAAAACCAAACGATCAAGGAGATGGGAAAAGATATGAAACTTCACAAGCTGACTCACTTCATCAGCATGAGCGCTCTGGCGCTGATTCTTACATTGACAAGTTTTCCAACCGTATCTGCCGACAACCATTCGACGATGAACAATAAAGATATTGTTGACACGGCTGTA includes:
- a CDS encoding carotenoid 1,2-hydratase, whose protein sequence is MMLSKRLSFVLVGSVVALAVWGAYTLSQSPSPDSFHARLNLSDVLSGDDAGYARAFEPRAFSFPADHGPHPTFKTEWWYYTGNLHTADGRRFGFQLTFFRSALSAEPVKRASAWAAHQVFMAHFALSDIASQRFYAFERFTRAAQNLAGARGQPFRVWLEDWSAEATDDDALPMRLSAAQDGIAIDLTLHSAKPPVLQGDRGLSQKGPEPGNASYYYSLTRMPTQGTLQIGEQRFDVQGLSWMDREWSTSALSRDQVGWDWFALQLDDGREIMFYQLRQRDGDADPLSKGSLVQADGTARLLTRDECLIEVLEHWQSPRSRVRYPSRWRIQIPTEQIELEVIPHIADQELDVSIRYWEGAVRIQGTTRRQPLTGHGYVELTGYGEQ
- a CDS encoding SDR family oxidoreductase: MSTLRNVLVTGATGYVGGRIVPRLLEAGYQVRVLVRDPHRLQGRAWADQVEMVVGDALKPETLGPAMVGMDAAYYLIHSMNDSVEFHQRDLMAARHFAQAARQAGVQRLIYLGGLGDPDTDLSQHLRSRHQTGDALRQAGVPVTEFRSAIIVGSGSISFEMIRNLTERVPIMICPRWVYTRIQPISIGDVLDYLVSALQVPESADEIIEIGGADVLTYAEMMLGYARARGLKRFLIPVPVLTPFLSSYWVHWMTPVPANIARPLIEGLRNEVIVRDQTAHRLFPHIKPVDYATAVRMALDRLNSGEIETSWTDALITSQGDRPPVVLAQQEGMIIEQRQHVVAAPAQIVFDLFTGLGGERGWLSLNWAWRLRGILDRLVGGVGFRRGRRHPDHLRVGDALDFWRVEAVQAGRLLRLRAEMKVPGRAWLQFEARPQPAEHTLLVQTAFFAPKGLTGLLYWYLLYPIHALIFSRLIREIARRAQAAYQRTAATSPV